A region from the Triticum urartu cultivar G1812 chromosome 1, Tu2.1, whole genome shotgun sequence genome encodes:
- the LOC125535661 gene encoding transcription repressor OFP8-like translates to MPSPGGFSRRSGDSFLLPRPPPVTDVGCGCRTPRLLSSIYSSLMSRARGGGGRGTKPKSPHASSSSTATAFTSSTAGATTATTASSLDDSWGLATYATNTLYEDDPEARRQKQRTTTRTRRRRRQRNHGSGRRPERGVAMMARGEEVEEEEAAVAVEVESATPYEDFRESMVAMVVEKEMYAWEDLNALLHGFLSLNSPRNHPLILHAFADLWAPRGGLFCPPSPCLGL, encoded by the coding sequence ATGCCCTCGCCTGGTGGCTTCAGTCGGCGTAGCGGCGACAGTTTCCTGCTGCCCCGGCCGCCGCCGGTGACGGATGTGGGCTGCGGGTGCCGCACGCCGAGGCTTCTCAGCTCCATCTACTCGTCGCTCATGTCCCGGGCGCGCGGAGGGGGAGGCCGTGGCACCAAGCCCAAGTCGCCGCACGCGTCGTCCTCGTCCACCGCCACCGCCTTCACCTCCAGCACCGCGGgcgccaccaccgccaccacgGCGTCGTCCCTGGACGACTCGTGGGGCCTCGCGACCTACGCCACCAACACGCTCTACGAGGACGACCCGGAGGCGAGGCGCCAGAAGCAGAGGACCACGACGAGGACGAGGAGGCGCAGGAGGCAGAGGAACCACGGTAGCGGCAGAAGGCCGGAGAGGGGCGTGGCGATGATGGCGCGcggggaggaggtggaggaggaggaggctgcgGTGGCGGTGGAGGTGGAGTCGGCGACGCCGTACGAGGACTTCCGGGAGTCCATGGTGGCCATGGTGGTGGAGAAGGAGATGTACGCGTGGGAGGACCTCAACGCGCTCCTCCACGGCTTCCTCTCGCTCAACTCGCCGCGCAACCACCCGCTCATCCTCCACGCCTTCGCCGACCTCTGGGCGCCGCGCGGCGGCCTCTTCTGCCCTCCGTCACCGTGCCTAGGCCTCTAG